The following are encoded in a window of Paramormyrops kingsleyae isolate MSU_618 chromosome 12, PKINGS_0.4, whole genome shotgun sequence genomic DNA:
- the hs3st1 gene encoding heparan sulfate glucosamine 3-O-sulfotransferase 1, translating to MASLFFGLLLFATWPPSVSSRPPGAINSLSPMPDGSQPNGTRQRLPQTIIIGVRKGGTRALIEMLSLHGDVVAARNEVHFFDWESNFERGLSWYVSQMPLSLPGQLTVEKTPAYFTCSQVPQRLHRMDPNVKLLLILRDPTERVLSDYTQVFYNRLQKHKQYHPIESVLLKDGEMNLDYKALNRSLYYLHMQNWLQYFPLGHIHIVDGDRLIEDPFPEMKKVEKFLGLSPQINASNFYFNKTKGFYCLRDHGRERCLHSSKGRAHPEVSRPLLDQLYSFFHEPNRKFFQLVGRTFNWNDTTRFQKYHQ from the coding sequence ATGGCAAGCCTATTCTTTGGGCTGCTTCTTTTTGCAACGTGGCCCCCATCTGTGTCGTCTCGGCCTCCCGGGGCCATAAACTCGCTGTCACCAATGCCGGATGGCAGCCAGCCAAATGGGACAAGACAGAGGCTCCCTCAGACCATCATCATCGGCGTGAGGAAGGGCGGCACACGGGCCCTCATCGAGATGCTGAGCCTTCACGGCGACGTGGTGGCGGCCCGCAACGAGGTGCACTTCTTCGACTGGGAGAGCAACTTTGAGAGGGGTCTGTCCTGGTACGTAAGCCAGATGCCTCTCTCCTTGCCTGGGCAGCTCACCGTGGAAAAGACCCCTGCCTACTTCACCTGCAGCCAGGTTCCGCAGAGGCTCCACCGCATGGACCCCAATGTGAAGCTTCTGCTCAtcctcagggaccccacggAGAGGGTCCTTTCGGACTACACACAGGTCTTCTACAACCGGCTCCAGAAGCACAAGCAGTACCATCCCATTGAATCAGTGCTGCTAAAGGATGGAGAAATGAACCTGGACTACAAGGCCCTCAACCGGAGCCTGTACTACCTTCACATGCAGAACTGGCTGCAGTACTTCCCCTTGGGACACATCCACATCGTTGACGGTGACCGGCTCATTGAAGACCCCTTCCCCGAGATGAAGAAGGTGGAGAAGTTCCTTGGCTTGTCACCCCAGATCAATGCCTCGAACTTCTACTTCAACAAAACCAAGGGCTTCTACTGCCTGCGGGACCACGGCCGGGAGCGGTGTCTGCACAGCTCGAAGGGGAGGGCCCATCCGGAGGTGTCCCGCCCCCTCTTGGACCAGCTGTACAGCTTCTTTCACGAACCCAACAGGAAGTTCTTCCAGCTTGTTGGAAGAACCTTCAACTGGAATGACACAACCAGATTCCAGAAGTATCATCAGTAA